AGATGAGAAGAGTATTTATATTAGCTGTCCAATAGGTAATAATGGTCATATGAAGTTAGTACCAGGTGAAATCATAAGGGCTATGTATTGTGGTGAAGATAATAAGGTTTATGGATTTATGACAGAGGCAGCTACAATTATTTCTGATGATAATATACCATTGATCAAAGTTAATAAACCTAGTGAATACGAAATAATTCCAAGAAGAGAATTTGTAAGAATTCCAATAATGTTAGATATTCAGATTTTTGTTATAGATGAAAAAATTAGTATTGCTCATAAAACACCTGATGAGTTAAAGGAAATATATAAATATAAAAAATGGATAAAAGGCTATACTTACGATTTTAGTGCAGGTGGACTTGGAGCAGTAGTAGAAGAATCTGTAGATTATGGCAAAGAAATACTTTGCCTGGTAGGAGATGAGTGTTTCCATAAAGGCTTTATTGGTAAAGTTGTACGTACTTCTAGGAATAAAGCTGGAAAGAAACTTTATAAAATGGGTGTACAATTTGTAGGATTGGATTATCAATGTCGAGAAAAATTGGTAAAGTATACTTTTCAAAAAATGCGTGAACAACTTAAAGTTAGATCATCATAAAAATCCTAAATACTAATTTTTCATCACAAAACAATCACAATAGGAGAATATAATTTCCTCATAAAGATAAAACATTCTCCATTAATACTCACATTAAGAATTTAAGATGAAAGTTAGATGAGTAGGATAAACTAATCCGAACTGTAAGCTGTTTGGAATATGAAATGAAGGGTTGTGAATGATTAAGTCAGTAAGAACAAAATTATTTCTTATTTTCACCATGTTTCTAATTCTTTCTATTAGTCTATCTTTTTTTATGAATGTAAAATATCTTGAAAAGTACTATGTTTATAGAAACGAAAGGATTTTTTTCAGCACCTATGAACAGATTAGTGAGGCCTATTTAAACGAGGCTGAAACTATAGAAGATATCATGTATAACATAGATAGAAACGAAAATATTAATAGTTTGATTTTATTTGAGAAATCTCCAGTTATTAAATATAGTTCATCATTTAGAAAAAGAGAGGCAATTAAAAACGGAGTAATTAGAAAAGATTTGGCAGATTTAATATTTACAAAGATGAATGATTTGAATACGGACTACATTTATGAGGTTATTAAACTTCACACACCAGATTTTAGAGAAATTGTATTTATTAAGGAATTAGACACGGGAGAAATATTGATTTTAAAAAAACCTCTCCATGTAGTTAGTACCAGCTCAAAAATTGCAAATGAATTTTTACTCTTTACTGGAGTAATAACAATTATATTTGGAAGCATTTTTATCTTTCTTTTTTCAAAAAGGATAACAAGACCTATAATAGATTTAAGCCATATTGCAAAAAGTATATCAAATCTTGATTTTTCTAAGAAATATAAGGTGAAATCTAAGGATGAAATAGGCATACTTGGTGATAGTATGAACCTAATATGTGAAGAACTAAATAAAGCCATTGATGACTTGATAGAAGCAAATGTTAAGCTAAAGGAAGATATAGAAAGAAGAAAAGAAATAGATGAAATGAGAAAAAAGTTTATATCAAGTATTTCTCATGAGTTAAAAAGTCCCATTGGT
This genomic interval from Anaeromicrobium sediminis contains the following:
- a CDS encoding histidine kinase dimerization/phospho-acceptor domain-containing protein, producing the protein MIKSVRTKLFLIFTMFLILSISLSFFMNVKYLEKYYVYRNERIFFSTYEQISEAYLNEAETIEDIMYNIDRNENINSLILFEKSPVIKYSSSFRKREAIKNGVIRKDLADLIFTKMNDLNTDYIYEVIKLHTPDFREIVFIKELDTGEILILKKPLHVVSTSSKIANEFLLFTGVITIIFGSIFIFLFSKRITRPIIDLSHIAKSISNLDFSKKYKVKSKDEIGILGDSMNLICEELNKAIDDLIEANVKLKEDIERRKEIDEMRKKFISSISHELKSPIGITKGYAEGLKYHIANNEEKRNRYCDILIHEADKMDKMIKQLLNLSNLESEVFKLEKSIFN
- a CDS encoding flagellar brake protein; amino-acid sequence: MISFKLNRKIEIYSEDELKMGDSTVQDEDEKSIYISCPIGNNGHMKLVPGEIIRAMYCGEDNKVYGFMTEAATIISDDNIPLIKVNKPSEYEIIPRREFVRIPIMLDIQIFVIDEKISIAHKTPDELKEIYKYKKWIKGYTYDFSAGGLGAVVEESVDYGKEILCLVGDECFHKGFIGKVVRTSRNKAGKKLYKMGVQFVGLDYQCREKLVKYTFQKMREQLKVRSS